The following proteins come from a genomic window of Solwaraspora sp. WMMA2065:
- a CDS encoding TspO/MBR family protein has product MRSWWGFPVFLGLVAAAAAVGAFAARDAGSRYAELVQPSWAPPSWLFSPVWTILYVLIAVAGFTVWRRAGVGLAIASWLAQLVLNAAWTPLFFAAGRYGLAFAEIVLLWLLVGGTVVLFWRVWRPAALLMVPYWGWVTFAAALNLSIWQLNS; this is encoded by the coding sequence ATGCGCTCGTGGTGGGGTTTCCCGGTGTTCCTCGGCCTGGTGGCGGCGGCCGCAGCGGTCGGGGCGTTCGCCGCCCGCGACGCCGGTTCCCGTTACGCCGAACTGGTCCAGCCGTCCTGGGCACCGCCGTCCTGGCTGTTCAGCCCGGTTTGGACCATCCTGTACGTGCTGATCGCCGTCGCCGGATTCACCGTCTGGCGGCGCGCCGGCGTCGGCCTGGCGATCGCCAGTTGGCTGGCCCAACTGGTGCTCAACGCCGCCTGGACACCGCTGTTCTTCGCCGCCGGCCGGTACGGTCTGGCGTTCGCTGAGATCGTGCTCCTCTGGCTGCTCGTCGGTGGCACCGTGGTGCTGTTCTGGCGGGTGTGGCGACCAGCCGCCCTGCTGATGGTCCCGTACTGGGGCTGGGTCACCTTCGCCGCCGCGCTGAACCTGTCCATCTGGCAGCTCAACAGCTGA
- a CDS encoding GPGG-motif small membrane protein — translation MELLLWILAVVLVVAGVLALFRRQLLWGIVLIVVGLLVGPGGVSLFA, via the coding sequence ATGGAGCTACTTCTCTGGATTCTCGCAGTCGTCCTGGTCGTCGCCGGCGTTCTCGCGCTGTTCCGTCGGCAACTGCTCTGGGGCATCGTACTGATCGTCGTCGGGCTGCTCGTCGGTCCCGGCGGCGTGAGCCTGTTCGCTTGA
- a CDS encoding ABC transporter substrate-binding protein → MAVFTRPRQAFALASVLGLALASTACVSDSGTSADPDSEECAPYSDYQGNDGTEVTIYASIRDAEADLLEQSWSEFVDCTGIDIRYEGSGEFEAQLQVRVDGGNPPDIAFIPQPGLLGRFAEAGQLQAASDETKAMAEANYSEDWLAYGTVDGTFYGAPLGSNVKSFVWYSPSMFADNGWTVPETWDELIALSDEVATTGTKPWCVGVESGDATGWPATDWIEDIMLRTQTPEVYDQWTTHDIPFNDPRVAEAVDQAGSILKNEEYVNGGFGGVDSITATSFQDAGTPILDGDCALHRQASFYANQWPEGTEVAEDGEVFAFYFPTNDPSAGQPVLGGGEFTVAFADRPEVQAVQTYLASPEYANSRASLGNWVSANSGLDIANVENPIDRLSVEILQDENTTFRFDGSDLMPAAVGAGTFWRGMVDWLSGQSTAETLDYIEGSWPTS, encoded by the coding sequence ATGGCGGTCTTCACCAGACCACGCCAGGCCTTCGCGCTCGCCAGCGTGCTCGGGCTGGCCCTCGCCTCGACGGCGTGTGTTTCCGACAGCGGCACCAGCGCGGACCCGGATTCCGAGGAATGCGCCCCATACAGTGACTACCAGGGCAACGACGGCACCGAGGTGACGATCTACGCCTCGATCCGTGACGCCGAGGCGGACCTGCTCGAGCAGTCCTGGAGCGAGTTCGTCGACTGCACCGGCATCGACATCCGCTACGAGGGCAGTGGCGAGTTCGAAGCCCAGCTGCAGGTGCGGGTGGACGGCGGCAACCCGCCGGACATCGCCTTCATCCCGCAGCCCGGCCTGCTCGGGCGGTTCGCCGAGGCCGGCCAGCTGCAGGCCGCCTCCGACGAGACCAAGGCGATGGCCGAGGCCAACTACAGCGAGGACTGGCTGGCGTACGGCACGGTCGACGGCACCTTCTACGGCGCCCCGCTCGGCTCCAACGTCAAGTCCTTCGTCTGGTACTCGCCCAGCATGTTCGCCGACAACGGCTGGACCGTGCCGGAGACCTGGGACGAGCTGATCGCGCTCAGCGACGAGGTCGCCACCACCGGCACCAAGCCGTGGTGCGTCGGGGTCGAGTCCGGTGACGCCACCGGCTGGCCGGCCACCGACTGGATCGAGGACATCATGCTCCGGACCCAGACGCCGGAGGTCTACGACCAGTGGACCACCCACGACATCCCGTTCAACGACCCGCGGGTCGCCGAGGCCGTCGACCAGGCCGGCTCGATCCTCAAGAACGAGGAGTACGTCAACGGCGGCTTCGGTGGCGTGGACAGCATCACCGCGACCTCGTTCCAGGATGCCGGCACCCCGATCCTCGACGGTGACTGCGCGCTGCACCGGCAGGCCAGCTTCTACGCCAACCAGTGGCCGGAGGGCACCGAGGTGGCCGAGGACGGCGAAGTCTTCGCGTTCTACTTCCCGACCAACGACCCGAGCGCCGGCCAGCCGGTCCTCGGCGGTGGCGAGTTCACCGTGGCCTTCGCCGACCGGCCCGAGGTCCAGGCGGTGCAGACCTACCTGGCCTCGCCGGAGTACGCCAACAGCCGGGCCTCGCTCGGCAACTGGGTGTCGGCCAACAGCGGGCTGGACATCGCCAACGTGGAGAACCCGATCGACCGGCTCTCCGTGGAGATCCTGCAGGACGAGAACACCACGTTCCGCTTCGACGGTTCGGACCTGATGCCGGCCGCGGTCGGCGCGGGCACCTTCTGGCGCGGCATGGTGGACTGGCTCAGCGGCCAGAGCACCGCCGAGACCCTCGACTACATCGAAGGCTCCTGGCCGACCAGCTGA
- a CDS encoding dTMP kinase, which translates to MDADPAWSPPDGLRRIALVGIDGVGKTTQAHLLAEALTAAGRPARYWRNAGGRRWLDRFAVRIGRPDARRMVGRGGLMFLEALLRWLAIARSVLGSRRVIAVMDRYAVCQYASIRTHGAGRWERLARLAYRVFPRPDVTFLLWLPPAEAARRIDARGTDHESLEFLATSAAAYGSLPEAAGFVVIDARGPAAQVAAKIRQRLTDGRLTDGRPAGASWWPDQDDSRAS; encoded by the coding sequence GTGGACGCCGATCCGGCCTGGTCGCCGCCGGACGGGCTGCGACGGATCGCGTTGGTGGGCATCGACGGGGTCGGCAAGACCACTCAGGCGCACCTGCTGGCCGAGGCGCTGACCGCCGCCGGCCGGCCCGCCCGGTACTGGCGCAACGCCGGCGGTCGACGCTGGCTCGACCGGTTCGCGGTCCGGATCGGCCGCCCGGATGCCCGGCGGATGGTCGGCCGTGGCGGGCTGATGTTCCTGGAGGCGTTGCTGCGCTGGCTCGCGATCGCCCGGTCGGTGCTCGGCTCGCGTCGAGTGATCGCGGTGATGGACCGGTACGCGGTATGCCAGTACGCCAGCATCCGCACCCACGGCGCCGGCCGCTGGGAACGGCTCGCCCGGCTGGCGTACCGGGTGTTTCCCCGACCGGACGTGACGTTCCTGCTCTGGCTGCCGCCCGCCGAAGCGGCCCGTCGGATCGACGCTCGGGGCACCGACCACGAGTCGCTGGAGTTCCTGGCGACCAGCGCGGCGGCCTACGGGTCGCTGCCGGAGGCCGCCGGGTTCGTGGTGATCGACGCCCGGGGCCCGGCCGCCCAGGTCGCTGCAAAGATCCGGCAGCGGCTGACCGACGGGCGGCTGACCGACGGGCGGCCGGCCGGCGCGTCGTGGTGGCCGGATCAGGACGATTCGCGCGCGTCGTGA
- a CDS encoding metallophosphoesterase — protein sequence MDSDVLGRFRPALAQLGDRADVLLLAGDLTRHGTESQARCVADEFGDLPVPVVAVLGNHDHHCDQVPQLVGILNDAGVTVLDGDGVVVDCPGGRLGVAGVKGFGGGFAGRCASRFGEPEMKAFVATTADAADRLGAALVDLDCDVRVALTHYSPVPETLTGEPPEIYPFLGSYLLAEAIDAAPTDLAVHGHAHFGTERGTTPGGVQVRNVAHPVIKQAYSVYSLAGSVP from the coding sequence ATGGACAGCGACGTGCTGGGCCGGTTCCGGCCGGCGTTGGCGCAGCTCGGCGACCGGGCCGACGTCCTACTGCTGGCCGGCGACCTGACCCGCCACGGAACGGAGTCGCAGGCGCGGTGCGTGGCCGACGAGTTCGGGGATCTGCCGGTCCCGGTGGTGGCGGTGCTGGGCAATCACGACCACCACTGTGACCAGGTGCCGCAGCTGGTCGGGATACTCAACGACGCGGGGGTCACGGTGCTTGACGGCGACGGCGTGGTGGTGGACTGCCCCGGCGGCCGGCTCGGGGTGGCCGGGGTCAAGGGGTTCGGCGGCGGGTTCGCCGGGCGGTGCGCCAGCCGGTTCGGTGAGCCGGAGATGAAGGCGTTCGTCGCCACCACGGCGGACGCCGCCGACCGGCTAGGGGCGGCGCTGGTCGACCTGGACTGCGATGTACGGGTGGCGTTGACCCACTATTCGCCGGTGCCGGAGACGCTCACCGGCGAGCCGCCCGAGATCTACCCGTTCCTCGGCTCCTACCTGCTGGCCGAGGCGATTGACGCGGCACCGACCGACCTGGCGGTGCACGGTCACGCCCATTTCGGCACGGAGCGGGGCACTACACCCGGAGGGGTACAGGTCCGTAACGTCGCCCATCCGGTGATCAAACAGGCGTACAGCGTGTATTCGCTCGCCGGGTCGGTCCCTTGA